The following nucleotide sequence is from Candidatus Jordarchaeales archaeon.
GCCTTACCGTTATATATTCTTGAAAAAATGATTCCTCTAATTTACAAAAGGACTCCTTTCGTAACTGTCTCGGAAAGCACTAAGCATGAGTTGGCCAGTTATCACATTAAGAGGGAACAGATAGCCGTAATATATAACGGAGTAAACTTGCATTGCTCTATCGGCAAAAAGGCAGAGAAACCCTTAGTAGTATACGTCGGTAGAGTAAAAAGGTACAAGCAACTAAATCACTTAATTGAAGCCTTCAAAGGAGTTAAGCAAAAGGTTCCAGAGGCCAAACTAGTGATAGCAGGTAAGGGAGATGCTCATGAAGAACTTATAGAGTTGGCGAAAAAAATAGGGGTGGAATTTACGTGCATAAGGGAGATTAGCGAAGAAGAAAAAGTCAGATTATTGCAGAAGGCGTGGGTCTACGTCACAACATCAATGAAGGAAGGATGGGGGATAAGCGTAATAGAGGCAAACGCCTGTGGCACACCAGTGGTCGCATATGACGTAGCAGGCTTAAGAGAAGCCGTAAAAAACGGGAAAACAGGATACCTTGTAACCTACGGTGATATAAAAGAATTAACGGGAAAAATAACTGATATTTTACTTAACCATCAACTTAGACAAGAAATGTCAAGAAACGCAGTTGAGTGGGCTAAGAAATTTGACTGGCAAGCAGCCTCAACAAAAATGCTTAAAATAATTTATGCAATAACACGGAAAAGTTAAAATTGAAAATGCCTAAAATTGAAAGTCCTCATAACTCGTTTCAGGGTGCAAAAATTAGCTTCATTAAAGACACAAGGTATAATTAAAAACATTTACTTTTCGAAGGATATCTTTGCTAAAATTCCGCAA
It contains:
- a CDS encoding glycosyltransferase family 4 protein, which gives rise to MIHERFCCVIDEVEEGQEVILIKILVFNWRDILNPEAGGAEVHLHEIFKRISYMGHEVVVISSRFNGCKNHEKINGVKIYRVGGKFLYGVIVPLYYLLKLRKDRFDVVIDDISKAPLFTPLYVRKPLIAIVHHFHGLTLFKELPFLLALPLYILEKMIPLIYKRTPFVTVSESTKHELASYHIKREQIAVIYNGVNLHCSIGKKAEKPLVVYVGRVKRYKQLNHLIEAFKGVKQKVPEAKLVIAGKGDAHEELIELAKKIGVEFTCIREISEEEKVRLLQKAWVYVTTSMKEGWGISVIEANACGTPVVAYDVAGLREAVKNGKTGYLVTYGDIKELTGKITDILLNHQLRQEMSRNAVEWAKKFDWQAASTKMLKIIYAITRKS